Genomic window (Glycine soja cultivar W05 unplaced genomic scaffold, ASM419377v2 tig00104489_1_pilon, whole genome shotgun sequence):
tttttgcaaggcaaaagcaaatatattatgtataaaattcagtactaggtgtactgaaaTATTCTACAATAAATCTCTTCATCTCCGCCTTTTTATGTCCTTACCCGACCCACCCCCAGAACATGTATTGCAAAGgtgttcaaatttctcgagtCCCGTTGCATGCACACCATGTCATTGACCGCTGGAAGATGGCTAATGGAGTTGTCGTTCATGAGAGAACCTGGTGTTGACCTCCACATGCAACTGCTACATATGGATGGTGTAGTCCCTGGTGTAGTCCTTCTCTGCACATTTTAACAAAGACCAAGTGTGGAACAAGGTATCATCGATAACCTTTTCAGGATCAAACGGGTGGTTCTTGAAAATCATAGCATTTCTATGATGCCAGACGAAGAAGGATAGAGCTAACCACACAAATTTCCATCTGTTGTTTATACTAGCTTTGTTGTTCCATTGAGTGAATTGCAAAAAGTGGTTCTTTGGGTCTGTGGAAAAAGGACCCACTCTATTAACCCATCTCAAAGGCTCCCACCAAAGTCTCCTTGTCATTGTAGAGTTGCAAATAACATGTATGTGACCAGAATGAATCTCATCTACAAAGTCAGCTGCCATTTGTATTTCATAGTCAAAAAAGTCCCTTCTCCAAGATAACTTCCATTCCCATCTGCCGTCCACAAATTCTCCCAtagaattaattagaaaattctGCTGTTTACTTATTACATATAATTGGGGATACTTTCGTTGGATATTACAGTTGTCCTGCAGCCATAAATCGTTCCGCAAACTAATATTGGACCCCGTACCCACCCTCCActttaaattatcattaaagcAGTTATTGTGTTGCTGCTGAAAGATACTCTTTAAATCCTGCCACCATTAGGAAGTGAAATTTCTTCTACCACCAGAAATCAACTACTTTGGCATAGATTATTTTTCCCAAATTCAGctgatttgattttataaatgtttaaaaaatgatgttgaaTTTCAATTGCACCACTTTCGTCATTAAATTTCGATGTTGTCGTTTGTGcagtttttcttcattttttcttataagcaTTGGTAATAGAGGCCAACAAACTGAAAAATGCCGAATCCCTTGAAACAGCCATGCACCAATTTTCTTGTTAGCATTGCTGGTCCAACTAACTGCAATTGCTAATGTGTTTTCCACTGCAGCGTTTTGTACAAAAGGTGCAGTTCTGGTGTGTTTTCTACTGCAATTGGTGCTCTATGCTTGTGATGCATGTCAAGTAACCCCTAAGCCACTAACGTTTGACATAGAAGGTGtaacatggatcgaagttggatgaacgcATCACGTATAACTGAAGAGTACGAGAATGGTGTTGAAGAGTTTTTGCTGTTTGCTCAAAGTAAAGCGCAACCTATGTGGGGAAAATTTTTTTGTCCATGTGTGAAGTGTGGAAATGGGAGGCGCCAAACAATTGATGACATAAGAACTCATCTTATTTGTGAGGGAATAATTCGTAGCTACACaaagtggatatggcatggggaaTCCCTCGATACAGCTGACATGTCACAGGCTGACGATGTTACTACAGACAGCGGAAATCCTATAGAAGAAATGATTCGTGATCTTGGGCAAGAGGGGTTTGAAGAGGCACATGCAGCGTTGTATGACAACATAGAAGTTGATTCAAAAATGCCTTTGTATTCCGGCTGCATATCTTTCACAAAATTGTCAGGTGTGTTAGCTCTGGTTAACTTGAAGGCTcgatttgggtggagtgacaagagTTTTAGTGAGTTGCTGATGTTGTTGACAAACATGCTTCCTGCTGATAACATCTTGCCAAAGAATCACTACCAAGCAAAGAAGATTTTATGTCCAGTTGGGATGCAGTACGaaaaaattcatgcatgttgTAATGACTGCATTTTGTACAGAGATGATTTTGCTGAACTAGATTACTGTCCTGTGTGTGGGGTTTCTCGGTACAGACCGACCAACGGAGATTCTACTGTACTAGTCTCAGACGCCGACCGCCGTCCAGCAAAGGTGTGTTGGTATCTcccaataataccaaggtttaaacGGTTGTTTGCTAATGGGGAAGATGCAAAGAACCTTATATGGCATGCAAATACTAGAAAATCAGATGGATTGATGCGACATCCTGCAGATAGCCCGCAATGGAAGGCAATTGATCGTCTGTATCCTGAATTTGGGGCCGAGCCTAGAAATTTAAGGCTTGGTCTTGCAACGGACGGAATGAACCCATTTGGAACCTTAACTACTAACCATAGCTCGTGGCCCGTTTTGCTGTTCATTTATAATCTCCCTccgtggttgtgcatgaagcgaaagtaTGTTATGCTGAGTATGATGATAGCTGGTCCAAGACAACCAGGTAATGATATTGACGTATATCTAAGACCGTTAATTGACGATTTGCGGAAATTGTGGGATGAAGGGGTTGATGTATGGGACGCAAATTTGCAGCATGCTTTCAAGTTGCGTGCAATGGTTTTTTGTACCATCAATGACTTTCCAGCCTACGGAAATTTAAGTGGATATAGTGTCAAAGGACATCACGCATGTCCTATATGTGAGCAGAATACTAGTTTCCGCCAACTtaaacatggaaagaagactGTGTATACTAGGCATCGAAGATTTCTCAAACAGTATCATCCGTATCGACGCTTGAAGAAGGCATTCGATGGAAGTCAAGAACATGAAACCGCGCCAAATCCATTAACTGGTGATGAAGTATATCAGCGGGTCAAGGATGTCGTAAATATGTTCGGCAAGTCCCAAAAAAAACCATCATCCACTTCAAACATGTGGAAAAAGAAgtctattttctttgatcttccgtactggtccgATCATCATGTTAGGCATTGTATAGACGTCATGCATgtcgagaaaaatgtttgtgattctTTAATTGGGACCCTCCTAAACattaaaggcaagacaaaggatggtttcAAGTGTCGTCAAGACTTGGTTGACATGGGTATACGTCAAGTGTTGCATCCTATCTCAAAAGGTAACAGGACATATCTGCCCCCAGCCTGTTACACAATGTCAACAGCTGAAAAGAGAAGTTTTTGTGAATGCTTGCGTAAtatcaaagtcccacaaggctACTCTTCAAACATCAAGAGTCTTGTGTCTGTGAATGAGCTTAAGTTGGTTGGCTTGAAATCAcatgattgtcatgtgttaATGCAACAACTTTTGCCTGTTGCAATCCGCGGAACATTGCCTGAGAAGGTCCGTGTTGCAATCAGTCGcttgtgtttcatttttaatgctATATGTGCCAAGGTCATTGACCCTAAACAGTTGGATGCTTTGGAAGATGAGGTTGTCGTTGTCCTTTGTCAAATGGAGATGTTTTTccctccttcattttttgacattatgGTACACTTAGTTGTTCATCTGGTAAGGGAAATAAGGTGTTGTGGTCCTACGTATTTTAGATGGATGTATCCAGTTGAGCGGTACATGAAGGTCTTAAAGGGTTATACGAAGAATCGACATCGACCAGAGGCCTCAATAGTGGAAAGATACGTTGCTGAAGAATGCATTGAGTTTGCCTCACAGTACATTGACTCATTGAAACCTGTCGGTGTTCCTGCATCCCGGCATGACCAGCCAATAGCCGGCAAGGGTACTCGTGGATACAATGTTGTGacaatgactagacatgacgtGTCACAAgcacatttgtatatattaaacaaCACAACAGAGGTGTTTCCGTACATAGAGGCTcacaaaaaacatgttagagATAGTCACCCcaaaatgaacatgatgagggTATTGCAAGAGCACAACAAAACTTTCATAAATTGGTTTAGACAAACAATACTTGCTGATAAAAGTGTTTCCAGACGACTCACATTGTTAGCCATTGGCCCAAATTTGAATGTCCCTACATGGAAGGGGTATGACATTAACAATTATTCATTCTACACAAAGTCCCAAGATGATAAAAGTTCGGTACAAAACAGTGGGGTCTGTGTTGATGCTGATTCGGAGCACTTTTCCAGTACATCGGATAACAACCCCATTCGAGCATCCATGTCTTACTTTGGTGTCATTCAAGAAATTTGGGAGGTTGATTATACATCATTTAGAGTGCCTGTTTTTAAGTGTCAGTGGGTGAACGGGACAACAGGTGTGTTTCAAGATCCATTGGGATTTACTTTGGTAGACCTTAGTAAGGTGGCATATATAGACGAACCTTTCATTATGGCAGCACAAGCCAGACAAGTTTTCTATGTACAAGATCCATGTAATTCAAGTTTGTCTGTGGCTCTGCAAGGAAGACCAAGTGGAATGAATTACCATAATGATGAGTCAACCCTTGACATTGGTCAAATGTctagtttttcaaaacaattgccTTCAATGAATGAAGTTGATGAAGTGGATGATGGACATGCAAATCGtgtagatcatgatgaaggtctATGGGAAAACATCCCTACAGGCTGAGTGCGAAAGTAATGCTTTGTttaatgtgtaaatataatGATTATGTTAGTATTACGCCTTTGCTTTTGTTAATGTCTAAATGTAATCGTTAATATTAATTGTGTATTTTATTTACAGGATCATGGCCACAGATCCGACGTCTCCTCCGCAGTCCGATGGTCAATCAGAGGCGACTTCCAAGAGGAGTAGAACAACGACACGGCTGAGAACATTGACATTAAGAACCGTGGATCAGCCCAGACCGGCTGTTTATGTGGATCCCGCTACCGGGAGAGCATCCGGACCGATGCGTGAAAAGTTCCACAGCTACCTAGGCGTAGTGGCGCGAGAAAAGGTTCCCATTATCCACAATAATTGGAAAGACGTACCTGAAACGCTAAAGGAGATTGTGTGGAATGACATTCTAGTAAGTCCTTCATACCAATTACAATATTTGAATTAAGAATCAATTTTTCtgttaaaaacataattgactATAACAAATAGTTGTCCTTTATAATCTCTACATGTGTTTCATGCCCTTTATTTTAAATGACTTGTCCTTTATTTGAATAGTTAATCACTATCCTAGACTCCTATATTTGTAAAGAACAGCACAAGggcagtttttattttaaacatgaaTATTAGTTAGTTAGATGAGGTTGAGAACAAATATTGTCAGATCAAAGTTAGAGACCAGAACAAATCATGTGTATAATAAGttcacaaatttaaattgataacttaaacaaatgaaaattggCATGGGTTTTGTGTTAGGGAGCAGGGGTAGTATTTTTGAGGATATTGTAGGCTGACTTTGTGGAATAGGCTCCACTAGGATCAACCTTCCAAATAAGGGAGTCCATACTGGTTGGGCAAATCTGGACAGCATCAATCTCAGCATCAATTTCTCCTCCATTGCATCCTCCATTCCCATTTATTATCAACAAGAATTCCCATTAGGCTGATAGAAGAATCCTGCTGGTAGCTCACTTGATACAAAGTAGGGTATTTTTCTTGAAGAGTTAAATCATCCTCTCTCCATTTATCCTTCCAGAACCTGATTTTTGCCCCATTACCCAACTTCCAACACAAA
Coding sequences:
- the LOC114404536 gene encoding uncharacterized protein LOC114404536, translating into MDRSWMNASRITEEYENGVEEFLLFAQSKAQPMWGKFFCPCVKCGNGRRQTIDDIRTHLICEGIIRSYTKWIWHGESLDTADMSQADDVTTDSGNPIEEMIRDLGQEGFEEAHAALYDNIEVDSKMPLYSGCISFTKLSGVLALVNLKARFGWSDKSFSELLMLLTNMLPADNILPKNHYQAKKILCPVGMQYEKIHACCNDCILYRDDFAELDYCPVCGVSRYRPTNGDSTVLVSDADRRPAKVCWYLPIIPRFKRLFANGEDAKNLIWHANTRKSDGLMRHPADSPQWKAIDRLYPEFGAEPRNLRLGLATDGMNPFGTLTTNHSSWPVLLFIYNLPPWLCMKRKYVMLSMMIAGPRQPGNDIDVYLRPLIDDLRKLWDEGVDVWDANLQHAFKLRAMVFCTINDFPAYGNLSGYSVKGHHACPICEQNTSFRQLKHGKKTVYTRHRRFLKQYHPYRRLKKAFDGSQEHETAPNPLTGDEVYQRVKDVVNMFGKSQKKPSSTSNMWKKKSIFFDLPYWSDHHVRHCIDVMHVEKNVCDSLIGTLLNIKGKTKDGFKCRQDLVDMGIRQVLHPISKGNRTYLPPACYTMSTAEKRSFCECLRNIKVPQGYSSNIKSLVSVNELKLVGLKSHDCHVLMQQLLPVAIRGTLPEKVRVAISRLCFIFNAICAKVIDPKQLDALEDEVVVVLCQMEMFFPPSFFDIMVHLVVHLVREIRCCGPTYFRWMYPVERYMKVLKGYTKNRHRPEASIVERYVAEECIEFASQYIDSLKPVGVPASRHDQPIAGKGTRGYNVVTMTRHDVSQAHLYILNNTTEVFPYIEAHKKHVRDSHPKMNMMRVLQEHNKTFINWFRQTILADKSVSRRLTLLAIGPNLNVPTWKGYDINNYSFYTKSQDDKSSVQNSGVCVDADSEHFSSTSDNNPIRASMSYFGVIQEIWEVDYTSFRVPVFKCQWVNGTTGVFQDPLGFTLVDLSKVAYIDEPFIMAAQARQVFYVQDPCNSSLSVALQGRPSGMNYHNDESTLDIGQMSSFSKQLPSMNEVDEVDDGHANRVDHDEGLWENIPTG